A genomic stretch from Penaeus vannamei isolate JL-2024 chromosome 6, ASM4276789v1, whole genome shotgun sequence includes:
- the LOC113805539 gene encoding endochitinase-like: protein MGDLKFLLVLLVAGLSVALPRSSNSSSSTGGSSSGQPARRVCYFESWAVGRPGESSYTIEDIPAHLCTHVIYSFGGISDTTWEYKVLNPVLEIDGKGYDRFVALKDRFPGVRVVIAVGGWGEGGWKYSHMASLPERRAVFISSVVNFLKSYGFDGLDMDWEYPGAPERGGMAADKENFRLLMEELRRAFDAEDQGWDLTVAVPIYRSKLEDGYDVPGLCSVVDAVHLMAYDLRAHWDGFADVHSLLYRRPHLDFGEYRERNANNGVLLWEEYGCPRNKLVLGTAFYGRSFTLRDPAHTGLHASVAGAGHAGPYTGAPGSMIFLEICKLLMEDPEWVSGYDDVGLVPYMYSHDQWVGYEDPASLKVKMDYIRDMGLLGAMTWAVDQDDYLGHCGLGLNPLMKTLYEGMVDYIVPSEPPTPNPTTAAPPAHTTPPAPTTTAAPITPSGEIDCSVAQFFPHEDCNKYYWCYNGDPHLEFCNPGLYWSQGCQCCDWPENIDTSKCNAVLKGPGSEGAEEQAGGGKKAGEKKTEVKKVEVKKVEEAPAQKVVLRHVDEEPEQAGPRAPPLGLAKGLVREVAKKGKAPAKKSSQASAKKGKVPLAKKPSQAAVEKPVKEA, encoded by the exons ATGGGAGACTTGAAATTCCTGTTGGTGTTGCTGGTGGCCGGGCTGAGCGtcgccctccctcgctcctccaactcctcctcgtcCACAG GCGGGTCTTCGTCGGGTCAGCCAGCCCGAAGAGTCTGCTACTTCGAGTCGTGGGCGGTTGGGCGTCCGGGAGAGAGCAGCTACACGATCGAGGACATCCCCGCCCACCTCTGCACCCACGTCATCTACTCCTTCGGCGGGATTTCGGACACCACGTGGGAGTATAAGGTCCTCAACCCCGTG CTGGAGATCGACGGCAAGGGCTACGATCGCTTCGTCGCCCTCAAGGACAGGTTCCCCGGCGTGAGGGTCGTCATCGCCGTCGGCGGCTGGGGCGAAGGAGGCTGGAAGTACTCGCACATGGCCAGCCTGCCGGAGCGACGAGCCGTCTTCATCAGCAGCGTCGTCA ACTTCCTGAAGAGCTACGGCTTCGACGGGCTGGACATGGACTGGGAGTACCCCGGGGCGCCGGAGCGAGGCGGGATGGCGGCGGACAAGGAGAACTTCCGCTTgctg ATGGAGGAGCTGCGACGGGCCTTCGACGCCGAGGACCAGGGCTGGGACTTGACCGTCGCCGTCCCCATCTACAGGAGCAAGCTGGAGGATGGGTACGACGTCCCTGGACTCTGTAG tGTGGTCGACGCCGTCCACCTGATGGCCTACGACCTCCGCGCCCACTGGGATGGATTTGCAGACGTCCATTCGCTACTCTACCGGCGCCCACACCTCGACTTCGGCGAATATCGGGAGAGGAATGcg aaCAACGGCGTCCTTCTGTGGGAGGAGTACGGATGCCCGAGGAACAAGCTGGTGCTCGGGACGGCCTTCTACGGGCGGTCCTTCACCCTCCGCGACCCCGCCCACACCGGCCTGCACGCCTCCGTGGCGGGGGCGGGCCACGCAGGGCCTTACACGGGCGCCCCCGGGTCCATGATCTTCCTGGAG ATCTGCAAGCTGTTGATGGAAGACCCTGAGTGGGTGTCAGGCTACGACGACGTGGGCCTCGTTCCCTACATGTACAGCC ATGACCAGTGGGTGGGCTACGAGGACCCGGCCAGCCTCAAGGTCAAGATGGACTACATCCGGGACATGGGTCTCCTCGGGGCCATGACCTGGGCTGTCGACCAGGACGACTACCTGGGTCACTGCGGTCTGGGACTTAACCCTTTGATGAA AACTCTCTACGAGGGCATGGTAGACTACATCGTGCCTTCAGAG CCCCCGACGCCCAACCCCACCACGgccgccccccccgcccacaccacgccccccgcccccaccaccacAGCGGCGCCCATCACGCCCTCGGGAGAGATCGACTGCTCCGTGGCTCAGTTCTTCCCCCACGAGGACTGCAATAAG TACTACTGGTGCTACAACGGCGACCCGCACCTGGAGTTCTGCAACCCGGGCCTCTACTGGAGCCAGGGTTGCCAGTGCTGCGATTGGCCCGAGAACATCGACACCTCCAAGTGCAACGCGGTGCTCAAAGGCCCGGGGTCAGAGGGAGCCGAGGagcaggcaggaggagggaagaaggccgGAGAGAAGAAGACCGAAGTGAAGAAGGTCGAAGTGAAGAAGGTCGAGGAGGCACCCGCGCAGAAGGTCGTCCTGCGCCACGTCGACGAGGAACCCGAGCAGGCTGGCCCTCGCGCCCCTCCGCTGGGCCTCGCCAAAGGGCTCGTCAGGGAGGTCGCCAAGAAGGGGAAGGCGCCTGCGAAGAAGTCAAGCCAGGCCTCTGCCAAGAAGGGGAAAGTGCCCCTTGCGAAGAAGCCGAGCCAAGCCGCTGTTGAGAAGCCCGTTAAAGAGGCTTAA